The Orrella daihaiensis genome contains the following window.
TGGCTGTGACATTAACCGCACAAGCGGCCCAGCATATCGAAAAGTATCTGCAAAAACGCGGTAAGGGACTCGGTTTACGTCTTGGTGTGCGCACGACTGGCTGCTCAGGCATGGCCTACAAACTCGAATACGTCGATGAGCAGCACGATGATGATCAAGTGTTTGAGAGTCACGGGGTCAAAGTATTTGTTGACGCCAAAAGCCTGTCCTATATCGACGGCACGCAGCTTGACTATGCCAAGGAGGGCTTGAACGAGGGGTTTAAGTTCTCCAACCCCAACGAGAAAGCCACGTGCGGTTGCGGCGAGTCGTTTACGGTCTAGTGATTTGAGTCAAGCAGATCATTTCGAGCTATTTGGCCTGGCTCGAGGTTTTGAGGTTGACCCTCTAGACCTCGAGCAGCGTTGGAAAGAGCGTGCTTCGGCCGTTCATCCTGATCGATTTGCCAACGCATCGGAGTCAGAAAAACGTGTCGCCATGCAGTGGAGTGCCGCAATTAATGAGGGTTACCGGGTATTACGTGACCCATTAAGGCGTGCACAGTACCTATGCGAGCTTGCGGGTCATCCCGTTGAAAACCAGTCCAGTGGTGCCATGGATGTTGTTTTTCTTAGTCAGCAGATGCAGTGGCGCGAAATGCTTGAGGATATTCGAGCCAGCGCTGACGCAGACGCGCTAAAGGGTCTTGCCGCTGATATTGAAGCGGATCGGCAGCGGCGAGAAGCTGATACGGCCAAGCTCATTGCCAAGCAACAATGGGGTGAAGTCGTAGAACGCCTACGCGAGTGGATGTTTGTTGAGAAATTCTTGGAAGAGATTGTCAGTACGCAACGCGCCTTAAAAACACAAAACCTATAAATCGTAGAAACGGATTCAAAAAATGGCCTTGTTGCAAATTGCCGAGCCAGGGCAAAGCCCAGTGCCCCACCAGCGAAAATTAGCGGTTGGGATTGATCTAGGTACGACTAATTCGCTAGTG
Protein-coding sequences here:
- the iscA gene encoding iron-sulfur cluster assembly protein IscA, whose product is MAVTLTAQAAQHIEKYLQKRGKGLGLRLGVRTTGCSGMAYKLEYVDEQHDDDQVFESHGVKVFVDAKSLSYIDGTQLDYAKEGLNEGFKFSNPNEKATCGCGESFTV
- the hscB gene encoding Fe-S protein assembly co-chaperone HscB yields the protein MSQADHFELFGLARGFEVDPLDLEQRWKERASAVHPDRFANASESEKRVAMQWSAAINEGYRVLRDPLRRAQYLCELAGHPVENQSSGAMDVVFLSQQMQWREMLEDIRASADADALKGLAADIEADRQRREADTAKLIAKQQWGEVVERLREWMFVEKFLEEIVSTQRALKTQNL